A window of Streptomyces sp. DG1A-41 contains these coding sequences:
- the proB gene encoding glutamate 5-kinase, with protein MAGARQAAGEARRIVVKVGSSSLTTASGGLDADRVDALVDVLAKVRSGGEREIVLVSSGAIAAGLAPLGLRRRPKDLARQQAAASVGQGLLVARYTASFARYGVRVGQVLLTSDDMSRRAHHRNASRTLDKLLAMGAFPIVNENDTVATDEIRFGDNDRLAALVAHLVHADLLVLLSDVDGVYDGDPGKPGTSRIAEVRDPSDLAGVEIGSAGKAGVGTGGMVTKVEAARIAAAAGVPVVLTSAVHAADALTGQDTGTYFHPTGKRSADRLLWLQHASAPQGALTLDDGAVEAVVERRKSLLPAGIAAVEGEFSAGDPVELRDAAGRAVARGLVSFDAKEIPRLIGRSTRELARELGPAYEREVVHRDDLVLLHP; from the coding sequence GTGGCAGGGGCAAGGCAGGCCGCGGGCGAGGCCCGCAGGATCGTCGTCAAGGTCGGGTCCTCCTCGCTGACCACCGCCTCGGGCGGCCTGGACGCGGACCGCGTGGACGCGCTGGTCGACGTGCTCGCCAAGGTCCGCAGCGGCGGCGAGCGTGAAATCGTCCTGGTCTCCTCCGGCGCCATCGCGGCCGGCCTCGCCCCGCTGGGTCTGCGCCGCCGCCCCAAGGACCTCGCCCGGCAGCAGGCCGCCGCCAGCGTCGGCCAGGGCCTGCTGGTCGCCCGCTACACCGCCTCCTTCGCCCGCTACGGCGTCCGCGTCGGCCAGGTGCTCCTGACCTCCGACGACATGAGCCGCCGCGCCCACCACCGCAACGCCTCCCGCACCCTCGACAAGCTGCTCGCGATGGGCGCCTTCCCGATCGTCAACGAGAACGACACCGTCGCCACGGACGAGATCCGCTTCGGCGACAACGACCGGCTCGCCGCCCTCGTCGCCCACCTCGTCCACGCCGATCTCCTGGTCCTGCTGTCCGACGTGGACGGCGTCTACGACGGCGACCCCGGCAAGCCCGGCACCTCCCGTATCGCCGAGGTGCGCGACCCGTCCGACCTCGCGGGCGTCGAGATCGGCAGCGCGGGCAAGGCGGGTGTCGGCACCGGCGGCATGGTCACCAAGGTCGAGGCCGCCCGGATCGCAGCCGCCGCCGGCGTCCCCGTCGTGCTCACCAGCGCCGTCCACGCGGCCGACGCGCTGACCGGCCAGGACACCGGCACCTACTTCCACCCCACCGGCAAGCGCTCCGCCGACCGGCTGCTGTGGCTCCAGCACGCCTCCGCCCCGCAGGGCGCCCTCACCCTGGACGACGGCGCCGTCGAGGCCGTCGTGGAGCGCCGCAAGTCGCTGCTGCCCGCCGGGATCGCCGCCGTCGAGGGCGAGTTCAGCGCCGGCGACCCGGTCGAGCTGCGGGACGCCGCGGGGCGCGCCGTGGCCCGTGGGCTCGTCAGCTTCGACGCCAAGGAGATCCCCCGGCTGATCGGCCGCTCGACCCGCGAACTGGCTCGCGAACTCGGACCCGCGTACGAACGCGAGGTCGTACACAGGGACGACCTGGTGCTCCTGCACCCGTAA
- a CDS encoding glycosyltransferase family 2 protein, which produces MTVAQPDVSVIIGAYEAMPYLIECLSSIEAQTIDPERIEVIAVDDGSTDGTGEYLEEFAERAPMHVLVIRQENSGGPSGPRNVGLGKATGRYVFFLDADDRLGPEALERMVGMADRAGTDVVLGKVEGVNRTAPKSMWGKTVERTDVFSSNIKFTLSAQKLFRRELLDRHGMRFDESLFTGEDALFTMEAYLRADGVSVVADPTCYYLVGRDDGKHVTKSGSYTLRFDSARALMNLIAEHVPAGGRRDQLMVRPFLVTLLPQFGPKYLTDSEEIRRHKFELAKPLMDAYWTEGVAQRLKVHERLRLHLVAEQRPELLLDVVKFVKAKKQAAALLEKKGRRVYLAYPHFRDRAAGIPDSVYLAEPREARAFPGYREGGVDTFVRRAVRKARRVLTSREVRPAA; this is translated from the coding sequence GTGACCGTTGCGCAGCCTGATGTGAGCGTGATCATCGGGGCGTACGAAGCGATGCCGTACCTGATCGAGTGCCTCTCGTCCATCGAGGCACAGACAATCGATCCGGAGCGGATCGAGGTCATCGCCGTGGACGACGGATCGACGGACGGCACGGGTGAGTACCTGGAGGAGTTCGCCGAGCGCGCTCCCATGCACGTCCTGGTGATCCGGCAGGAGAACTCCGGCGGCCCCAGCGGCCCGCGCAACGTCGGTCTGGGCAAGGCGACCGGGCGTTACGTCTTCTTCCTCGACGCCGACGACCGGCTGGGCCCCGAGGCCCTGGAGCGGATGGTCGGTATGGCCGACCGCGCCGGGACGGACGTCGTCCTCGGCAAGGTCGAGGGCGTCAACCGCACGGCGCCGAAGTCCATGTGGGGCAAGACGGTGGAGCGCACGGACGTCTTCTCGTCCAACATCAAGTTCACGCTCAGCGCGCAGAAGCTGTTCCGCCGCGAGCTGCTCGACCGGCACGGCATGCGGTTCGACGAGTCCCTGTTCACCGGCGAGGACGCGCTGTTCACGATGGAGGCGTACCTGCGGGCGGACGGCGTCTCCGTGGTCGCCGACCCCACCTGCTACTACCTGGTGGGCCGAGACGACGGCAAGCACGTGACCAAGAGCGGCAGCTACACGCTGCGCTTCGACTCCGCGCGGGCCCTGATGAACCTCATCGCCGAGCACGTCCCCGCGGGCGGCCGGCGCGACCAGCTGATGGTCCGGCCGTTCCTCGTCACGCTGCTGCCGCAGTTCGGGCCCAAGTACCTGACGGACAGCGAGGAGATACGCCGGCACAAGTTCGAGCTGGCCAAGCCGCTGATGGACGCGTACTGGACCGAGGGCGTCGCCCAGCGCCTCAAGGTCCACGAGCGGCTGCGGCTGCATCTGGTCGCCGAGCAGCGTCCCGAACTGCTGCTGGACGTCGTCAAGTTCGTCAAGGCCAAGAAGCAGGCGGCCGCCCTCCTGGAGAAGAAGGGCCGCCGCGTCTACCTGGCCTATCCGCACTTCCGCGACCGCGCCGCGGGCATCCCCGACTCGGTGTACCTCGCCGAGCCGCGCGAGGCCCGCGCCTTCCCGGGGTACCGCGAGGGCGGCGTCGACACGTTCGTACGCCGGGCGGTGCGCAAGGCGCGGCGAGTGCTGACCTCGCGTGAGGTGCGGCCGGCGGCGTGA
- a CDS encoding bifunctional cytidylyltransferase/SDR family oxidoreductase, giving the protein MSQHIAKPRTTAVILAGGTGQRVGLSIPKQLLKIAGKAVIEHTLTTFENADSIDDIIVLMAPGYVPDIEKIVAKAGFKKVSKIIEGGSTRNETTERAIAALGEGLAEGEDANVLFHDAVRPLLSQRVIDDCVAALERYQAVDVAIPSADTIIVTRTHGEDGEFITEIPDRSRLRRGQTPQAFKLSTIRRAYEVAAGDPNFQATDDCSVVLKYLPDVPIHVVAGDEYNMKVTQPVDVFIADKLFQLASTAAPEQVSEEAYRELLTGKTVVVFGGSYGIGKDIAELAESYGAKVYALGRSTTGTHVENPEEVDDALSKAYAETGRIDYVVNTAGVLRIGKLAETDNATIEEALKVNYLAPVQIARSSYKYLSETKGQLLLYTSSSYTRGRAEYSLYSSTKAAMVNLTQALSDEWAGDGVRVNCINPERTATPMRTKAFGQEPASLLSSEAVARTSLDVLLSELTGHVIDVRQQDPTAGAARASGFEQALASVLDRQDGV; this is encoded by the coding sequence GTGTCCCAGCACATAGCCAAGCCCCGTACCACCGCAGTGATCCTGGCCGGTGGCACCGGTCAGCGCGTGGGTCTGTCGATCCCCAAGCAGCTGCTGAAGATCGCCGGCAAGGCAGTCATCGAGCACACCCTGACCACCTTCGAGAACGCCGACTCGATCGACGACATCATCGTGCTGATGGCGCCGGGCTATGTGCCCGACATTGAGAAGATTGTCGCGAAGGCCGGATTCAAGAAGGTCTCGAAGATCATCGAGGGCGGCTCGACGCGGAACGAGACCACCGAGCGCGCCATCGCCGCGCTGGGCGAGGGCCTGGCCGAGGGCGAGGACGCCAACGTCCTCTTCCACGACGCCGTGCGCCCCCTGCTGTCGCAGCGCGTCATCGACGACTGCGTCGCCGCGCTGGAGCGCTACCAGGCCGTCGACGTGGCCATCCCCTCAGCCGACACCATCATCGTCACGCGCACGCACGGCGAGGACGGCGAGTTCATCACCGAGATCCCGGACCGCTCCCGGCTGCGCCGCGGCCAGACCCCGCAGGCCTTCAAGCTGTCCACGATCAGGCGGGCCTACGAGGTCGCCGCCGGCGACCCCAACTTCCAGGCCACCGACGACTGCTCCGTGGTGCTCAAGTACCTGCCGGACGTGCCGATCCACGTCGTCGCGGGTGACGAGTACAACATGAAGGTCACCCAGCCCGTCGACGTCTTCATCGCCGACAAGCTCTTCCAGCTCGCCTCCACGGCCGCGCCCGAGCAGGTCTCCGAGGAGGCCTACCGCGAGCTGCTGACCGGCAAGACGGTCGTCGTCTTCGGCGGCTCCTACGGCATCGGCAAGGACATCGCCGAGCTCGCCGAGTCCTACGGCGCCAAGGTCTACGCGCTGGGCCGCTCCACCACCGGCACCCACGTGGAGAACCCGGAGGAGGTCGACGACGCCCTGTCCAAGGCGTACGCCGAGACCGGCCGCATCGACTACGTGGTCAACACCGCCGGCGTGCTGCGCATCGGCAAGCTCGCCGAGACCGACAACGCCACCATCGAGGAGGCGCTGAAGGTCAACTACCTGGCCCCGGTGCAGATCGCCCGTTCTTCGTACAAGTACCTGTCCGAGACCAAGGGCCAGTTGCTGCTGTACACCTCCAGCAGCTACACCCGGGGTCGCGCCGAGTACAGCCTGTACTCCTCGACCAAGGCCGCCATGGTGAACCTCACCCAGGCTTTGTCCGACGAGTGGGCCGGCGACGGCGTCCGCGTCAACTGCATCAACCCCGAGCGCACCGCCACCCCGATGCGCACCAAGGCCTTCGGCCAGGAGCCGGCCTCGCTGCTGTCCTCCGAGGCCGTGGCCCGCACCTCGCTCGACGTGCTGCTGTCCGAGCTGACCGGCCACGTCATCGACGTCCGCCAGCAGGACCCGACCGCCGGTGCGGCCCGCGCCTCCGGCTTCGAGCAGGCGCTGGCCTCGGTGCTGGACCGGCAGGACGGCGTGTAA